Proteins from one Malania oleifera isolate guangnan ecotype guangnan chromosome 4, ASM2987363v1, whole genome shotgun sequence genomic window:
- the LOC131154071 gene encoding uncharacterized protein LOC131154071, protein MIRKRYQDPKTVLQWLKSIDTENYLKKVGLGKEDHYFWKQIGKALLCTYTLFGVAWLYNETSPLGWWTLKPRPKEEREMAHLYERVQYPYPGDKEAMDEFIAKGGMIGTTISPKGFIVSNKDSSSYQKELQDKKFEQESQKLWMRMRNEVISELHEKGFDVE, encoded by the exons ATGATTCGCAAACGATATCAGGATCCTAAAACAG TTCTTCAATGGCTTAAATCTATTGACACCGAGAACTACCTGAAGAAAGTCGGATTGGGTAAAGAAGACCACTACTTCTGGAAGCAAATAGGCAAGGCTCTGTTGTGCACTTATACGCTATTTGGGGTAGCGTGGCTGTACAACGAAACATCGCCGCTTGGCTGGTGGACCTTGAAACCACGGcccaaagaagagagagaaatggCACACCTTTATGAGCGTGTCCAGTATCCGTACCCAGGTGACAAAGAAGCCATGGACGAGTTCATAGCCAAGGGAGGCATGATTGGCACCACCATCAGTCCCAAAGGATTCATCGTGTCCAATAAAGATTCAAGCAGTTATCAGAAGGAGTTGCAGGACAAGAAGTTCGAACAAGAGTCTCAAAAGCTGTGGATGAGGATGAGAAATGAAGTCATTTCGGAGCTTCATGAGAAGGGATTTGATGTGGAATGA